From one Perca fluviatilis chromosome 10, GENO_Pfluv_1.0, whole genome shotgun sequence genomic stretch:
- the LOC120567191 gene encoding protocadherin gamma-C5-like isoform X32, translating into MAIICFSITSMGNNYNAPGMTKTIGYRDWRWQALWWHNFFLLWSTINGQTRYSIPEELKQGSVVGNLAKDLGLGLSEIFDRKLRVASEAGEQYFSVDAGKGELVVNDRIDREALCGQSASCVLTLQVVVDKPLQLHRVEVEIQDINDNSPRFPSQEITLQIAESTAAGARFPLEIAQDLDVGVNSVRSYTLNKDDFFSLKIKDVSGGRKVPELVLSKSVDREKKPIHQLQLTAIDGGNPVKSGTSLITINVLDNNDNFPVFEKNVYKVSISESSIQGAFILKLTAKDIDEGPNGEVEYSFGTHTPDNVLSVFDIDSSTGEIRLIGKLDFETNANYEIDICARDKGTPRMEGHCTLHIEVLDVNDNAPSIFLTSQPNFVPEDAPSGTVVALISARDLDSGDNGKVTLQLPRGSPFNLKPSFSDNYALVTGGALDRESFSEHNVEITAIDSGSPPLSTKKTIHVSITDVNDNPPVFTQPSYNVYLKENGVLGSILYSVSASDLDFGENAKISYSILDSKVQDVSVSSYVYINSDNGSIYSMHSFDYEKLKVFQIQVQAKDQGSPSLSSNATVHVFILDQNDNAPAVIYPSSAALGSLSHQRMPRSAKAGHLVTKVTAVDADSGHNAWISYKLAEATDASLFTVNLYTGEVRTKRAVSEQDDSSQRLLIEIQDDGEPVQSATVTVSILLEDGLHEPILDLRQKVSEPSKKTGRITLYLILSLASVSVLSLLTFLILAVKCMRNSRSSGSCCMRRSDCDDYKNPNRNLQIQLNTDGPIKYVEVLGGDMLSQSQSFRSCMSPMSEYSDFTLIKPSSTNDFKEVISVLDASLPDSTWTFESQQVSRKPPLILKMNNKKKKTFSFLLFSTGNT; encoded by the coding sequence ATGGCAATTATCTGCTTTTCAATAACCTCAATGGGAAATAATTATAACGCACCGGGGATGACAAAGACAATAGGATACCGAGACTGGAGATGGCAGGCTCTTTggtggcataatttctttctctTGTGGAGTACAATAAACGGACAGACTCGTTATAGCATCCCAGAGGAACTAAAACAGGGATCTGTGGTAGGAAATCTAGCCAAAGATCTGGGCTTGGGGCTATCTGAGATTTTTGACCGTAAATTGCGTGTCGCCTCTGAGGCTGGTGAGCAGTATTTCAGCGTGGATGCAGGGAAGGGTGAGCTGGTGGTGAATGACAGAATAGACAGAGAGGCTTTATGCGGACAAAGCGCCAGCTGTGTGTTAACTCTGCAAGTTGTCGTTGATAAACCGTTACAACTGCACCGAGTTGAGGTGGAAATACAAGATATTAATGATAATTCTCCAAGATTCCCTTCGCAAGAAATAACATTACAAATAGCAGAGTCGACAGCGGCAGGGGCACGTTTTCCTTTGGAGATTGCGCAAGATCTTGATGTTGGAGTGAATTCAGTGAGGTCCTATACTTTGAATAAAGACGACTTTTTTAGTTTAAAGATTAAAGATGTGTCTGGTGGTAGGAAAGTCCCTGAGCTGGTCTTGTCAAAATCTGTCGACCGAGAAAAAAAACCTATTCATCAACTTCAACTAACCGCTATAGACGGGGGAAACCCAGTGAAATCCGGGACCTCTCTGATAACCATTAATGTGCTTGATAATAACGACAATTTTCCTGTATTTGAGAAAAATGTTTACAAAGTCTCTATAAGCGAAAGTAGCATACAAGGTGCATTTATTCTAAAACTTACAGCTAAAGATATTGATGAGGGTCCTAATGGAGAAGTAGAGTACTCATTCGGAACGCACACACCAGATAATGTTCTATCGGTCTTTGATATTGATTCATCAACCGGGGAAATACGTCTTATAGGGAAATTAGATTTcgaaacaaatgcaaattatgAAATAGACATTTGCGCAAGAGACAAGGGAACTCCAAGAATGGAGGGGCATTGCACTCTCCATATTGAAGTGTTAGATGTTAACGATAATGCTCCAAGTATTTTTCTGACCTCCCAACCAAACTTTGTCCCCGAGGACGCACCAAGTGGTACTGTAGTAGCTTTAATCAGTGCCCGAGACCTTGACTCCGGTGACAACGGTaaagttacattacagcttCCCAGAGGTTCTCCTTTTAATCTGAAACCCTCTTTTTCTGATAATTACGCACTAGTTACCGGTGGTGCTTTAGACCGAGAGAGTTTCTCTGAGCATAATGTTGAAATAACAGCCATCGATTCAGGCTCTCCTCCTCTGTCGACTAAGAAGACTATACATGTTTCTATTACGGATGTAAATGACAACCCACCTGTATTCACTCAGCCCTCCTATAATGTGTATTTAAAAGAGAATGGGGTACTAGGCTCTATACTGTACTCAGTATCAGCATCTGACCTGGATTTTGGTGAAAACGCGAAGATCTCCTACTCAATCTTGGACTCTAAAGTGCAGGACGTTTCTGTCTCATCTTATGTTTACATTAACTCAGATAACGGCAGCATCTACAGCATGCACTCGTTTGACTATGAGAAGCTGAAGGTGTTTCAGATTCAGGTTCAGGCAAAGGATCAGGGCTCTCCGTCTCTCAGCAGCAACGCCACTGTCCATGTTTTTATCCTGGACCAGAACGACAATGCCCCCGCTGTTATTTACCCCTCCTCCGCTGCCCTgggctctctctctcatcagagGATGCCCCGCTCCGCTAAAGCAGGCCACCTGGTTACTAAGGTGACGGCCGTGGACGCTGACTCGGGCCATAACGCCTGGATCTCCTACAAACTGGCGGAGGCCACAGACGCCTCTCTGTTCACTGTCAATCTGTACACAGGGGAGGTGAGGACTAAACGCGCTGTGTCCGAGCAGGACGACTCCTCTCAGAGGCTGCTTATAGAGATTCAGGACGACGGGGAACCGGTCCAGTCCGCCACCGTCACGGTGTCCATCCTGCTGGAGGACGGTCTCCATGAGCCCATCTTAGACCTCCGACAGAAAGTGTCCGAGCCTAGCAAGAAAACTGGGAGAATCACCCTTTATTTGATTCTCTCTCTGGCCTCGGTGTCCGTGCTGTCTCTGTTGACTTTTCTCATCTTAGCGGTTAAATGCATGAGGAACAGCAGAAGCAGCGGTAGTTGCTGCATGAGACGGAGCGACTGTGATGATTACAAGAACCCCAACAGAAACCTGCAGATTCAGCTCAACACTGATGGACCTATAAAGTACGTGGAGGTCCTGGGAGGAGACATGTTGTCTCAGAGTCAGTCCTTCAGGTCCTGTATGTCTCCGATGTCAGAGTACAGTGATTTCACTTTGATTAAGCCCAGCAGCACCAATGACTTTAAGGAGGTGATCAGTGTTCTGGATGCGTCTTTACCCGACAGCACCTGGACCTTTGAGAGCCAGCAG
- the LOC120567191 gene encoding protocadherin gamma-C5-like isoform X31, which yields MAIICFSITSMGNNYNAPGMTKTIGYRDWRWQALWWHNFFLLWSTINGQTRYSIPEELKQGSVVGNLAKDLGLGLSEIFDRKLRVASEAGEQYFSVDAGKGELVVNDRIDREALCGQSASCVLTLQVVVDKPLQLHRVEVEIQDINDNSPRFPSQEITLQIAESTAAGARFPLEIAQDLDVGVNSVRSYTLNKDDFFSLKIKDVSGGRKVPELVLSKSVDREKKPIHQLQLTAIDGGNPVKSGTSLITINVLDNNDNFPVFEKNVYKVSISESSIQGAFILKLTAKDIDEGPNGEVEYSFGTHTPDNVLSVFDIDSSTGEIRLIGKLDFETNANYEIDICARDKGTPRMEGHCTLHIEVLDVNDNAPSIFLTSQPNFVPEDAPSGTVVALISARDLDSGDNGKVTLQLPRGSPFNLKPSFSDNYALVTGGALDRESFSEHNVEITAIDSGSPPLSTKKTIHVSITDVNDNPPVFTQPSYNVYLKENGVLGSILYSVSASDLDFGENAKISYSILDSKVQDVSVSSYVYINSDNGSIYSMHSFDYEKLKVFQIQVQAKDQGSPSLSSNATVHVFILDQNDNAPAVIYPSSAALGSLSHQRMPRSAKAGHLVTKVTAVDADSGHNAWISYKLAEATDASLFTVNLYTGEVRTKRAVSEQDDSSQRLLIEIQDDGEPVQSATVTVSILLEDGLHEPILDLRQKVSEPSKKTGRITLYLILSLASVSVLSLLTFLILAVKCMRNSRSSGSCCMRRSDCDDYKNPNRNLQIQLNTDGPIKYVEVLGGDMLSQSQSFRSCMSPMSEYSDFTLIKPSSTNDFKEVISVLDASLPDSTWTFESQQLSEGSVSAPQRWTATLTHEAYGGHDHRLLLMAFTEGVTIKMFGSLSNKITISLITFNGFINLYKR from the exons ATGGCAATTATCTGCTTTTCAATAACCTCAATGGGAAATAATTATAACGCACCGGGGATGACAAAGACAATAGGATACCGAGACTGGAGATGGCAGGCTCTTTggtggcataatttctttctctTGTGGAGTACAATAAACGGACAGACTCGTTATAGCATCCCAGAGGAACTAAAACAGGGATCTGTGGTAGGAAATCTAGCCAAAGATCTGGGCTTGGGGCTATCTGAGATTTTTGACCGTAAATTGCGTGTCGCCTCTGAGGCTGGTGAGCAGTATTTCAGCGTGGATGCAGGGAAGGGTGAGCTGGTGGTGAATGACAGAATAGACAGAGAGGCTTTATGCGGACAAAGCGCCAGCTGTGTGTTAACTCTGCAAGTTGTCGTTGATAAACCGTTACAACTGCACCGAGTTGAGGTGGAAATACAAGATATTAATGATAATTCTCCAAGATTCCCTTCGCAAGAAATAACATTACAAATAGCAGAGTCGACAGCGGCAGGGGCACGTTTTCCTTTGGAGATTGCGCAAGATCTTGATGTTGGAGTGAATTCAGTGAGGTCCTATACTTTGAATAAAGACGACTTTTTTAGTTTAAAGATTAAAGATGTGTCTGGTGGTAGGAAAGTCCCTGAGCTGGTCTTGTCAAAATCTGTCGACCGAGAAAAAAAACCTATTCATCAACTTCAACTAACCGCTATAGACGGGGGAAACCCAGTGAAATCCGGGACCTCTCTGATAACCATTAATGTGCTTGATAATAACGACAATTTTCCTGTATTTGAGAAAAATGTTTACAAAGTCTCTATAAGCGAAAGTAGCATACAAGGTGCATTTATTCTAAAACTTACAGCTAAAGATATTGATGAGGGTCCTAATGGAGAAGTAGAGTACTCATTCGGAACGCACACACCAGATAATGTTCTATCGGTCTTTGATATTGATTCATCAACCGGGGAAATACGTCTTATAGGGAAATTAGATTTcgaaacaaatgcaaattatgAAATAGACATTTGCGCAAGAGACAAGGGAACTCCAAGAATGGAGGGGCATTGCACTCTCCATATTGAAGTGTTAGATGTTAACGATAATGCTCCAAGTATTTTTCTGACCTCCCAACCAAACTTTGTCCCCGAGGACGCACCAAGTGGTACTGTAGTAGCTTTAATCAGTGCCCGAGACCTTGACTCCGGTGACAACGGTaaagttacattacagcttCCCAGAGGTTCTCCTTTTAATCTGAAACCCTCTTTTTCTGATAATTACGCACTAGTTACCGGTGGTGCTTTAGACCGAGAGAGTTTCTCTGAGCATAATGTTGAAATAACAGCCATCGATTCAGGCTCTCCTCCTCTGTCGACTAAGAAGACTATACATGTTTCTATTACGGATGTAAATGACAACCCACCTGTATTCACTCAGCCCTCCTATAATGTGTATTTAAAAGAGAATGGGGTACTAGGCTCTATACTGTACTCAGTATCAGCATCTGACCTGGATTTTGGTGAAAACGCGAAGATCTCCTACTCAATCTTGGACTCTAAAGTGCAGGACGTTTCTGTCTCATCTTATGTTTACATTAACTCAGATAACGGCAGCATCTACAGCATGCACTCGTTTGACTATGAGAAGCTGAAGGTGTTTCAGATTCAGGTTCAGGCAAAGGATCAGGGCTCTCCGTCTCTCAGCAGCAACGCCACTGTCCATGTTTTTATCCTGGACCAGAACGACAATGCCCCCGCTGTTATTTACCCCTCCTCCGCTGCCCTgggctctctctctcatcagagGATGCCCCGCTCCGCTAAAGCAGGCCACCTGGTTACTAAGGTGACGGCCGTGGACGCTGACTCGGGCCATAACGCCTGGATCTCCTACAAACTGGCGGAGGCCACAGACGCCTCTCTGTTCACTGTCAATCTGTACACAGGGGAGGTGAGGACTAAACGCGCTGTGTCCGAGCAGGACGACTCCTCTCAGAGGCTGCTTATAGAGATTCAGGACGACGGGGAACCGGTCCAGTCCGCCACCGTCACGGTGTCCATCCTGCTGGAGGACGGTCTCCATGAGCCCATCTTAGACCTCCGACAGAAAGTGTCCGAGCCTAGCAAGAAAACTGGGAGAATCACCCTTTATTTGATTCTCTCTCTGGCCTCGGTGTCCGTGCTGTCTCTGTTGACTTTTCTCATCTTAGCGGTTAAATGCATGAGGAACAGCAGAAGCAGCGGTAGTTGCTGCATGAGACGGAGCGACTGTGATGATTACAAGAACCCCAACAGAAACCTGCAGATTCAGCTCAACACTGATGGACCTATAAAGTACGTGGAGGTCCTGGGAGGAGACATGTTGTCTCAGAGTCAGTCCTTCAGGTCCTGTATGTCTCCGATGTCAGAGTACAGTGATTTCACTTTGATTAAGCCCAGCAGCACCAATGACTTTAAGGAGGTGATCAGTGTTCTGGATGCGTCTTTACCCGACAGCACCTGGACCTTTGAGAGCCAGCAG CTTTCCGAGGGGAGCGTTTCAGCACCACAGCGATGGACAGCGACTCTGACCCATGAGGCGTACGGAGGGCACGATCATAGGTTGTTGTTGATGGCTTTTACTGAAGGGGtaacaattaaaatgtttggAAGTTTAAGTAACAAAATAACTATTTCACTCATAACGTTTAATGGGTTTATTAACTTATATAAACGCTGA
- the LOC120567191 gene encoding protocadherin gamma-C5-like isoform X34: MAIICFSITSMGNNYNAPGMTKTIGYRDWRWQALWWHNFFLLWSTINGQTRYSIPEELKQGSVVGNLAKDLGLGLSEIFDRKLRVASEAGEQYFSVDAGKGELVVNDRIDREALCGQSASCVLTLQVVVDKPLQLHRVEVEIQDINDNSPRFPSQEITLQIAESTAAGARFPLEIAQDLDVGVNSVRSYTLNKDDFFSLKIKDVSGGRKVPELVLSKSVDREKKPIHQLQLTAIDGGNPVKSGTSLITINVLDNNDNFPVFEKNVYKVSISESSIQGAFILKLTAKDIDEGPNGEVEYSFGTHTPDNVLSVFDIDSSTGEIRLIGKLDFETNANYEIDICARDKGTPRMEGHCTLHIEVLDVNDNAPSIFLTSQPNFVPEDAPSGTVVALISARDLDSGDNGKVTLQLPRGSPFNLKPSFSDNYALVTGGALDRESFSEHNVEITAIDSGSPPLSTKKTIHVSITDVNDNPPVFTQPSYNVYLKENGVLGSILYSVSASDLDFGENAKISYSILDSKVQDVSVSSYVYINSDNGSIYSMHSFDYEKLKVFQIQVQAKDQGSPSLSSNATVHVFILDQNDNAPAVIYPSSAALGSLSHQRMPRSAKAGHLVTKVTAVDADSGHNAWISYKLAEATDASLFTVNLYTGEVRTKRAVSEQDDSSQRLLIEIQDDGEPVQSATVTVSILLEDGLHEPILDLRQKVSEPSKKTGRITLYLILSLASVSVLSLLTFLILAVKCMRNSRSSGSCCMRRSDCDDYKNPNRNLQIQLNTDGPIKYVEVLGGDMLSQSQSFRSCMSPMSEYSDFTLIKPSSTNDFKEVISVLDASLPDSTWTFESQQVSR, translated from the coding sequence ATGGCAATTATCTGCTTTTCAATAACCTCAATGGGAAATAATTATAACGCACCGGGGATGACAAAGACAATAGGATACCGAGACTGGAGATGGCAGGCTCTTTggtggcataatttctttctctTGTGGAGTACAATAAACGGACAGACTCGTTATAGCATCCCAGAGGAACTAAAACAGGGATCTGTGGTAGGAAATCTAGCCAAAGATCTGGGCTTGGGGCTATCTGAGATTTTTGACCGTAAATTGCGTGTCGCCTCTGAGGCTGGTGAGCAGTATTTCAGCGTGGATGCAGGGAAGGGTGAGCTGGTGGTGAATGACAGAATAGACAGAGAGGCTTTATGCGGACAAAGCGCCAGCTGTGTGTTAACTCTGCAAGTTGTCGTTGATAAACCGTTACAACTGCACCGAGTTGAGGTGGAAATACAAGATATTAATGATAATTCTCCAAGATTCCCTTCGCAAGAAATAACATTACAAATAGCAGAGTCGACAGCGGCAGGGGCACGTTTTCCTTTGGAGATTGCGCAAGATCTTGATGTTGGAGTGAATTCAGTGAGGTCCTATACTTTGAATAAAGACGACTTTTTTAGTTTAAAGATTAAAGATGTGTCTGGTGGTAGGAAAGTCCCTGAGCTGGTCTTGTCAAAATCTGTCGACCGAGAAAAAAAACCTATTCATCAACTTCAACTAACCGCTATAGACGGGGGAAACCCAGTGAAATCCGGGACCTCTCTGATAACCATTAATGTGCTTGATAATAACGACAATTTTCCTGTATTTGAGAAAAATGTTTACAAAGTCTCTATAAGCGAAAGTAGCATACAAGGTGCATTTATTCTAAAACTTACAGCTAAAGATATTGATGAGGGTCCTAATGGAGAAGTAGAGTACTCATTCGGAACGCACACACCAGATAATGTTCTATCGGTCTTTGATATTGATTCATCAACCGGGGAAATACGTCTTATAGGGAAATTAGATTTcgaaacaaatgcaaattatgAAATAGACATTTGCGCAAGAGACAAGGGAACTCCAAGAATGGAGGGGCATTGCACTCTCCATATTGAAGTGTTAGATGTTAACGATAATGCTCCAAGTATTTTTCTGACCTCCCAACCAAACTTTGTCCCCGAGGACGCACCAAGTGGTACTGTAGTAGCTTTAATCAGTGCCCGAGACCTTGACTCCGGTGACAACGGTaaagttacattacagcttCCCAGAGGTTCTCCTTTTAATCTGAAACCCTCTTTTTCTGATAATTACGCACTAGTTACCGGTGGTGCTTTAGACCGAGAGAGTTTCTCTGAGCATAATGTTGAAATAACAGCCATCGATTCAGGCTCTCCTCCTCTGTCGACTAAGAAGACTATACATGTTTCTATTACGGATGTAAATGACAACCCACCTGTATTCACTCAGCCCTCCTATAATGTGTATTTAAAAGAGAATGGGGTACTAGGCTCTATACTGTACTCAGTATCAGCATCTGACCTGGATTTTGGTGAAAACGCGAAGATCTCCTACTCAATCTTGGACTCTAAAGTGCAGGACGTTTCTGTCTCATCTTATGTTTACATTAACTCAGATAACGGCAGCATCTACAGCATGCACTCGTTTGACTATGAGAAGCTGAAGGTGTTTCAGATTCAGGTTCAGGCAAAGGATCAGGGCTCTCCGTCTCTCAGCAGCAACGCCACTGTCCATGTTTTTATCCTGGACCAGAACGACAATGCCCCCGCTGTTATTTACCCCTCCTCCGCTGCCCTgggctctctctctcatcagagGATGCCCCGCTCCGCTAAAGCAGGCCACCTGGTTACTAAGGTGACGGCCGTGGACGCTGACTCGGGCCATAACGCCTGGATCTCCTACAAACTGGCGGAGGCCACAGACGCCTCTCTGTTCACTGTCAATCTGTACACAGGGGAGGTGAGGACTAAACGCGCTGTGTCCGAGCAGGACGACTCCTCTCAGAGGCTGCTTATAGAGATTCAGGACGACGGGGAACCGGTCCAGTCCGCCACCGTCACGGTGTCCATCCTGCTGGAGGACGGTCTCCATGAGCCCATCTTAGACCTCCGACAGAAAGTGTCCGAGCCTAGCAAGAAAACTGGGAGAATCACCCTTTATTTGATTCTCTCTCTGGCCTCGGTGTCCGTGCTGTCTCTGTTGACTTTTCTCATCTTAGCGGTTAAATGCATGAGGAACAGCAGAAGCAGCGGTAGTTGCTGCATGAGACGGAGCGACTGTGATGATTACAAGAACCCCAACAGAAACCTGCAGATTCAGCTCAACACTGATGGACCTATAAAGTACGTGGAGGTCCTGGGAGGAGACATGTTGTCTCAGAGTCAGTCCTTCAGGTCCTGTATGTCTCCGATGTCAGAGTACAGTGATTTCACTTTGATTAAGCCCAGCAGCACCAATGACTTTAAGGAGGTGATCAGTGTTCTGGATGCGTCTTTACCCGACAGCACCTGGACCTTTGAGAGCCAGCAG